Within Deinococcus actinosclerus, the genomic segment GGGCACGAAGGTGCGGCCGCTGCTCAGGTCGGCGAACAGGCCGCCGGTGGCCTCGTAACCCTCGACGCGGCCGGTGTGCTCGTCGAAGAACACGTCGGCGATGCGGCCCAGGTTCTGCCCGTCGGTGGTCAGCAGGGTCAGGCCGACCAGGCTGGTCTTGCTGTCCAGCGCCTCTTTCAGGCGGCCGTCCTCGCGGGTGGTGGTGACGTCGTCGGGCGTGCCGATCATGATGGCGTCCTCACCGACGCTGCGGATGCGCTCGAAGGGCACGACCTTCGCGGCGCTGAACCAGCCGCCCTCGTCGACGAGCAGACCCAGCACCTGATTGGCCTGGTGGTCGAAGATGACGTCATGCACGCGGTCGACCTTCTCGCCGGTGCTGACCGCGATGATGGAACGGTTCAGGATATCTTTGCCTTTGATCATGGGGTCTCCGGGTCGGGCGTCAGAAGCCCAGGTTGAGCAGGCCCTGCGGCTTGAGGTACAGGAAGTACGCCAGCAGGAACAGAACGATGAGCAGGACGAGGACGAGCAGGATGCGACCTCCGCTGCCTCCGGGTTTGCCTTTCAGTCGGGTCATGGTGCCTCCACGAGCGAGTGTAGGCAGCGGCGCGCCCTGTTCCGTGGGGAGCCACTGACGCTGGCTTGACTGAACCTTGCGGCCCTCTTTAGGCGGCAGGGGGGCTAGCCTGTGCGCCATGAGTGCCGCCTCCCCTGCCCTGCCGTTCCTGCGTGCGCCCGGCGCGCCGCCCGCCGCCGCCGAGCGGCCCTTGGCCGAGCTGCCCCTGACCGTCCTCGTGGGCGTGACCGGGGTGGGCAAGAGCACCGCGCTGGCCGCGCTGACCGGCGCCGACGCGGGCATGCGGGTCCTGCCGGACCGGCGCGACGTGACCGACGCCGTGATGATCCTCCCCGCCACGGGCGGCGCGCCCGTGCGGGACCGCGAGGACCGCTTCCGGCTGACGGCGGCGTACCGGCAGGCGCATCCGGGTGGGATGGCGCAGGCGCTGGGGTCACTGATCGCGGACGTGAGCCACTGGGGTGAGACGCCGGTGTTCGACGGGCTGCGCGGTCTGGATGAGGTGGAGTACGCGGCGCAGGCGTTCCCCGCGTGGCGGTTCGTGGCGCTGGGCGCGCCGGACGCGGTGCGGGTGCGGCGGCTGCTGGGCCGCGCGGACGCCTTTGATCAGGTGGGGGCGGGTGGGGGCGGCGCGCTGCGCGAGGAGCTGGCGGCGCTGAGAGGCGTGGACGCGGTGTTCACCCCGGCTGAACTGGATGAGCTGGCGGCGCTGGCGCAGGCGGGGTTCGCCCCGGCGGACGTGCTGGCGAAGGTGAAGATCGTGGTGTCCGAACGCCGCAACTACGACCCGGCGGCCGCCGAGGCGTTCCTGCGGACCCTGCCGCCCGCGCGGGCGCTGGTACTGGACACCGTGGCGCTGGACCCGGCGGGCGTGGCGGCGGCGGTGCGCGCCTGGGCCGGAGGTGAGGCGTGAGCGCCCCGACGGTCGCGCGGGTGGAGGGCATTCCCTTCCGGCTGCCGCTCACGTCCGCGCTGGCGTGGGGGGCGCACTCGGCCCTGAGTGCCGCCGAGCACGTCCTCGTGCGCGTGACCCTCTCGGACGGAACGGTGGGGCAGGCCGAGGCCACGCCGCGCCCCACCATCTACGGCGAGACGACCGCGAGCGTGCTGGGCATCCTGGCCCAGCTGGAGGTGGGGTTAAGCGGCACGGTGATTACGGACGAGGCCGGGCTGAACCGGGTGCGGAACAGCGTGGTGAACAACCACACGGCGCGCGGCGCGCTCGATATGGCGCTGCATGACGCCCGCGCCCGCGCGCAGGGCCTGACCCTGTTCGACACGCTGCTGGGCCCGAACACGCGGGTGCGGCCCAGTTTCATCCTGGGGATCGCCCCCCCGGAGGAGATGCTGGCCGAGGCGCGGCGCGTGGTGGCGGCGGGGGTGCGCTGCCTGAAGGTGAAGGTGGGCCGCGAGCACGAGCGCGACCTGCGCGTGATCCGCGAGCTGCGCGCCGAATTCGGCCCTGAGGTGCTGCTGTACGCCGACAGCAACGAGACCCTGACGCCGCAGTCAGCCCCGGCGGCGCTGGACGCCATGCGCGAGGCGGGGCTGATGTACGTCGAGGAACCGCTGCCCGCCCGGAACCTGCGGGCGCGGGCCGAGCTGCACGCGCAGGGGCGGCTGCCGATCGTGGCAGACGACTCGTGCTTCACGCCCGCGGACTTGGAGCGCGAACTGGACTTCGACACCTTCGACGTGCTGAACGTGAAGACCGCCCGCAACGGCTTCACGGACGGCCTGCAGATGCTGCGCCGGGCGGCGGCGGCGGGCAAGCGCGGCATGGTGGGCTCGCAGGCCAGCACGGGGCTGGGTACCATCCACGCGGCGCTGCTCTCGACCCGGGCCGAGGTGACCGAGCCGTGCGAGCTGAGTTTTGTGCTGAAGTTGCAAGACGACCTGCTCACCGGCGGGATCGGGTTCCGGGATGGCTGGCTGGATGTGACTTCTATGAGAGAACTGGCAGTGGATGAGGTGAAGCTGAGCCGCTACCGCCTTTCATGAAGGGCCTGTCCAGGCAGTTCCAGTCGCATGAATCCCCGCGTCTCACCTGAAGGGCCCACAGGGTCATATGCCTGTCATGGTTGCCCTTCAATAATGAGGTATGGCTCAAGAGATGCTTAACGCTCTGCTGCTGCCGCTGCTGTTCAGCATGGCAGGCGGCACCTTCGTCTTCCTGCGGCGTCCCGATCAACGCACGCGCGGTCTGCTGGTCATGATCCTCTTCCAGCTCGTCGGCGCGGCTGGCAACGTCATGCAGTCCAGCCCGGAACTGTACGCACTGCTGTGCGTGCACGCGCTGGTGGTGCTGATCCTGATGACCCGTCATCTCCAGTCCCCCCACGTCACGCCGCACCCCAGCGGCGAGTAAACCGGGCAGCGGGCAGGGCGGCTCCTCCGGATGGGCCGCCCTGCCCGCTGGTCCGGGACCCTACCGTGAGGCCCGCCGCAGCCCGGGGCAGCGCGGGCGGGTACACTCGGGC encodes:
- a CDS encoding enolase C-terminal domain-like protein, which translates into the protein MSAPTVARVEGIPFRLPLTSALAWGAHSALSAAEHVLVRVTLSDGTVGQAEATPRPTIYGETTASVLGILAQLEVGLSGTVITDEAGLNRVRNSVVNNHTARGALDMALHDARARAQGLTLFDTLLGPNTRVRPSFILGIAPPEEMLAEARRVVAAGVRCLKVKVGREHERDLRVIRELRAEFGPEVLLYADSNETLTPQSAPAALDAMREAGLMYVEEPLPARNLRARAELHAQGRLPIVADDSCFTPADLERELDFDTFDVLNVKTARNGFTDGLQMLRRAAAAGKRGMVGSQASTGLGTIHAALLSTRAEVTEPCELSFVLKLQDDLLTGGIGFRDGWLDVTSMRELAVDEVKLSRYRLS